One Orcinus orca chromosome 7, mOrcOrc1.1, whole genome shotgun sequence genomic window carries:
- the LOC101269777 gene encoding small nuclear ribonucleoprotein E-like, with amino-acid sequence MAYRGQGQKVQKVMVQPINLIFRYLQNISRIQVWLYEQVNMRTQGCITGFDEYMKLVLDDAEEIHSKPKSRKQLGRIMLKGDNIILLQSVSN; translated from the coding sequence ATGGCGTACCGGGGCCAGGGCCAGAAGGTGCAGAAGGTGATGGTGCAGCCCATCAATCTCATCTTCAGATACTTGCAAAATATATCTCGGATTCAGGTGTGGCTTTATGAGCAAGTGAATATGCGGACACAGGGCTGTATCACTGGTTTTGATGAGTATATGAAGCTCGTATTAGATGATGCAGAAGAGATTCATTCTAAACCAAAGTCAAGAAAACAACTGGGTCGGATCATGCTAAAAGGAGATAACATTATTCTGCTCCAAAGTGTCTCCAACTAG